One genomic segment of Bombina bombina isolate aBomBom1 chromosome 4, aBomBom1.pri, whole genome shotgun sequence includes these proteins:
- the LOC128656893 gene encoding taste receptor type 2 member 40-like has translation MHFALIMFLLFVISSHCILVIALDAVMVAINCIEWIKFKRLHVRDKIFTCLGLSRSFFLLTYLLTSLFSIFVSQNYLFPFIQSLLLAAGMLFNLTYLWSATALCVFYCIKILNCNHALFLYVKTRISKFISYVVCVSLVVSLPCSLMSGWNLFSSLNASLANHTLKYTTEQNTVSKNVDLVFYLYCTGSSLPFVIFCIAIFLLIRSVWMHVRQMKNSQNSFRSPNFEVLLSVVKSMICFIVLYMIILLCLNLSLSELQPNGYLQQIVCAIVFSICNLLLSLNLIYINKKLKLAFLDIYHCLMTFFVLNTNDSNMT, from the coding sequence ATGCATTTTGCCCTGATAATGTTTCTCCTATTTGTGATTTCTTCACACTGCATCTTAGTTATTGCTCTAGATGCTGTTATGGTTGCAATAAATTGCATTGAATGGATTAAATTCAAGCGCTTACATGTTAGGGACAAAATCTTTACCTGCCTTGGATTATCTAGAAGTTTTTTTCTGTTGACTTACCTGCTGACTAGTTTATTCAGTATATTTGTTTCACAGAACTATTTGTTTCCTTTTATCCAATCACTTTTATTGGCTGCTGGAATGCTGTTTAACTTAACCTACTTATGGAGTGCAACTGCACTCTGCGTTTTCTACTGCATAAAAATCTTAAACTGCAACCATGCATTGTTTTTATACGTAAAGACGAGGATTTCAAAGTTCATCTCATATGTTGTTTGCGTATCTTTAGTAGTGTCACTTCCTTGTAGTTTGATGTCTGGCTGGAATTTGTTTTCCTCCCTTAATGCAAGTTTAGCAAATCATACCTTGAAATACACTACTGAGCAGAATACTGTATCCAAAAATGTCGATTTGGTATTTTATTTGTACTGTACTGGATCATCTCTGCCATTTGTAATATTTTGCATTGCCATTTTCCTTTTGATAAGATCTGTTTGGATGCACGTTAGACAGATGAagaacagtcaaaacagttttcgAAGTCCAAACTTTGAGGTTCTCCTCAGTGTAGTGAAAAGTATGATCTGCTTTATTGTACTGTATATGATTATTCTTCTATGTTTGAATTTGTCACTTTCAGAACTTCAGCCAAATGGATATCTTCAACAAATAGTCTGTGCTATAGTGTTCTCTATCTGTAATTTACTGCTCTCATTGAACCTTATATATATCAATAAGAAGCTAAAACTTGCATTTCTCGATATTTATCATTGTCTTATGACATTTTTTGTTTTGAACACCAATGATTCAAACATGACATAG